The following are encoded in a window of Megachile rotundata isolate GNS110a chromosome 2, iyMegRotu1, whole genome shotgun sequence genomic DNA:
- the LOC143265856 gene encoding uncharacterized protein LOC143265856, whose amino-acid sequence MRKEIWATFYHKCSTNENPQHEYCPVGENSWCKWRKAEAEGIAFHHHQEPLSERVQNIIKPIYEDLSREDLLTRCLGAETQNNNESLNSLIWTFAPKHLHSGPKIVEIATSLAVIIFNQGFEPVLKTMDVLGCQIGFNAQTYARYRDEARIDRSERRVDKYTKLARIDNREEQSALHDFYEEEEGQLYGPGIAD is encoded by the coding sequence ATGAGAAAAGAGATCTGGGCAACATTCTACCATAAGTGCTCTACAAATGAGAATCCACAGCACGAATATTGTCCAGTAGGCGAAAACAGTTGGTGTAAGTGGCGCAAAGCAGAAGCCGAAGGAATAGCTTTTCATCATCATCAGGAACCTTTGTCAGAACGAgtgcaaaatattattaaacctATTTATGAAGATTTGTCAAGAGAAGATCTATTAACCAGATGTTTAGGAGCGGAAACTCAAAATAACAACGAGTCGCTGAATTCGCTTATCTGGACTTTTGCACCGAAACACCTTCATTCTGGCCCAAAAATTGTCGAAATTGCCACTTCTTTagctgtaattatttttaaccaaGGATTCGAGCCTGTTTTAAAAACAATGGATGTTTTAGGCTGTCAAATTGGCTTCAATGCCCAAACATACGCTCGCTATCGCGACGAAGCCCGTATCGATCGATCGGAGCGACGcgtagataaatatacaaaactagccaggattgataacagggaagAGCAATCGGCTTTACATGACTTTTACGAGGAAGAGGAAGGCCAACTGTATGGACCAGGCATAGCAGATTAA